In one window of Trichoderma breve strain T069 chromosome 7 map unlocalized scaffold00008, whole genome shotgun sequence DNA:
- a CDS encoding aminotransferase class I and II domain-containing protein: protein MPRRLANPFSSSQSAMSASEKTGERRLSTSKTNRLSQLFSSSPKSKDQVTMHQSQMSTISPSTVSLPTISLSTATGESNTVEPITTLFKPQSAEEVERRRRVEAQFGPLLSPEHLYTSQAAGKPFERPIEDEPPYYYLLTTYLSYLALILFGHVRDFFGKRFGDRKRYLPLKIHNGFAPLNDDFDSFYTRRLKTRLDDCFARTTVGVPGRFITLKDRKSDDYNYTYRYTGTYTETLNMSSYNYLGFAQSEGPCADAVEECVKKYGATFASPRADSGTSDLALEVEREIASFVGKPDAMVFSMGYVTNSSTFPALVSKGCLIISDELNHASIRIGARLSGAVIQSFKHNDMGDLERVLREAISQGQPRTHRPWKKILLVVEGLYSMEGTMVNLPGILELKRKYKFYLFIDEAHSIGALGPHGRGVCDYYGVDTSEVDILMGTLTKSFGANGGYIAAEKHIIDKLRSTNASTIFGEAPAPSVLMQILASLKLINGEICPGQGEERLKRIAFNSRYLRLGLKRLGMIVTGHDDSPIIPVLLYNPGKMPAFSRQMLARKISVVVVGYPATPLISSRARFCVSAAHNKDDLDRMLIACDEVADLLQLKYSTGIAGGLDPLPEGVAPEDEAEWRKNTGTPIKAPRWKVEDVIRRGVVDCKLPLR, encoded by the coding sequence ATGCCGCGACGGCTTGCAAatcccttctcctccagccaGTCTGCCATGTCAGCGTCCGAAAAGACTGGCGAACGACGTCTCTCAACCTCAAAGACCAACCGACTGAGCCAGCTCTTCTCGTCCAGCCCAAAGTCCAAGGACCAGGTCACCATGCATCAAAGCCAGATGAGCACCATCTCGCCGTCGACGGTGTCGCTGCCCACCATTTCGCTGTCCACTGCGACTGGTGAGTCCAACACTGTCGAGCCGATCACGACGCTGTTCAAGCCTCAGTCGGCCGAAGAGGTGGAGCGACGGCGACGCGTCGAGGCTCAATTTGGCCCGCTGCTTTCTCCTGAGCACTTGTACACCAGCCAGGCCGCGGGTAAGCCCTTTGAGCGGCCGATTGAAGACGAGCCTCCTTACTACTATCTCTTGACCACCTACCTGAGCTACTTGGCTCTCATTCTCTTTGGTCATGTTCGTGATTTCTTTGGCAAGCGGTTCGGCGACCGCAAGCGCTATCTGCCTCTCAAGATTCACAATGGATTCGCTCCCCTCAATGATGATTTCGACAGCTTCTACACCCGACGCCTCAAGACGCGTTTGGACGACTGCTTTGCCCGCACCACTGTCGGCGTCCCCGGCCGCTTCATCACCCTCAAGGACCGCAAGTCAGACGACTACAACTACACCTACCGCTACACCGGCACCTACACTGAGACGCTAAACATGAGTTCCTACAACTATCTCGGTTTTGCTCAGTCTGAGGGTCCCTGTGCCGATGCCGTCGAGGAATGCGTCAAGAAGTACGGAGCCACCTTTGCCAGCCCCCGAGCTGACAGCGGCACTTCTGATTTGGCTCTCGAAGTCGAGCGGGAAATTGCGTCCTTTGTTGGAAAGCCCGACGCCATGGTCTTCTCCATGGGTTACGTCACCAACTCCAGCACATTCCCTGCACTTGTGTCCAAGGGTTGCCTGATCATCTCCGACGAACTGAACCATGCCTCTATCCGAATCGGTGCTCGTCTTTCTGGTGCTGTCATTCAGTCGTTCAAGCACAACGACATGGGCGACCTCGAGCGTGTTCTTCGTGAAGCCATTTCCCAGGGCCAGCCAAGGACTCACCGCCCCTGGAAGAAGATCCTCTTGGTTGTCGAAGGTCTCTACTCGATGGAAGGTACCATGGTCAACCTGCCCGGAATCCTGGAACTGAAGCGCAAGTACAAGTTTTACCTGTTTATCGACGAGGCTCACTCTATCGGTGCCCTGGGACCCCACGGCCGTGGCGTTTGCGATTACTATGGCGTTGACACCTCGGAAGTCGACATCCTCATGGGCACCCTGACCAAGTCTTTCGGCGCCAACGGAGGCTACATTGCTGCGGAGAAGCACATCATTGACAAGCTCCGCAGCACCAACGCTTCCACCATCTTTGGCGAGGCCCCTGCCCCCTCGGTTCTCATGCAGATTCTTGCCTCCCTCAAGCTGATTAACGGAGAGATTTGCCCTGGCCAGGGCGAGGAACGCCTGAAGCGCATTGCCTTCAACTCTCGCTACCTTCGCCTCGGACTCAAGCGTCTCGGCATGATTGTCACTGGTCACGACGACTCTCCCATCATCCCCGTCCTGCTTTACAACCCCGGAAAGATGCCTGCCTTCAGTCGCCAGATGCTTGCCCGCAAAAtctccgtcgtcgtcgtcggttATCCCGCCACTCCGCTCATCAGCTCGCGTGCTCGCTTCTGCGTCTCTGCTGCCCACAACAAGGATGACCTCGACCGAATGCTCATTGCCTGTGACGAGGTTGCCgacctcctccagctcaagTACTCCACAGGAATTGCCGGTGGTTTGGACCCTCTGCCCGAGGGCGTCGCAccagaagacgaggctgagTGGAGGAAGAACACTGGCACTCCCATCAAGGCCCCCCGATGGAAGGTTGAGGACGTCATTCGACGAGGTGTCGTTGACTGCA